CATCCATTCCACTTGCATTTACTTGAACAGACACTaacttattatatttatctatTACAATTCCTGGTAAAAAATCACTTTCTGCATTAACAAccctaaaaaaattatcgtTTGGAAATAATTCCAatcttttttcatatgccttttttattttattattaaaaaattcttcatttatattttcgtTAACATTCATACTTAATATTCTAGACACAATCgttgaatttttattgtatattcCTACTccaatattttcattaaattcattttttatattaacaatacAGGGACTATATAAAACCAAATCGTTGTCATTTTTGACGTCCTTTGAGTATATCCAAGGAAAaccatttaatatatttttaacacagttatcttttataattaGCCATGGTCTTTTTTTAGGGTTTGTGCCATTGTTGTCAATTTTCTCATTATATGTAGTTGAACTTGGGCTATGCACCCCTCTCCTTGTTCCTATGCATTGATTCAAATGTcgttttaaaaacaaattgtaATTTCCCTTTGCATATGAAAACAGTTTCACCATAAGAAAGCTTTAAGTAACTCTTGTGTAaaagttttatttaaaaattgtatatgcatatatatgtatataatctATTTAAAAGAcctttacttttttttcctttttatatattattactatttatgtatattttacatacaaaaattatacaattGAAACTGCCAATAGAATTCGCCTCTTgattgttaatatatttttttatccttACTTTCTtataatcataattttatccCATATTTAAATTCCTTAACACATAAAAGATTTTACTGCATactctatatttttttgaaaaggCGGAGCGAAGTATTAAGcgctatttattttttcatttttttttccaccttttttttttttttttttttttatcattatatttcatttttatttaaaacataaaaataagaaaatttatataattatgtgatgggaatatataaatatcgaTAATAACATttcaaaatgataattattttgtaaaattatcCATGTTACAACTTAAACGAGCACAAATGATGATGGATTATAAagaacatatttatattatttgaaaaagcataaaaaaataagtaataTCAATACTAAagtaattttaaaaaaagaataaatcgatatatttttatttacttatatatataaagtaatattatattcaccaatagaatatatcatatattgtttttgtaatatatatgtcatATCCTTTTTGATAACTGAattctttcatttttaatatttaaacaaCAAAACATTAAACAATTTTCGAAGAAATggaacatttttaatttaaaaaggatATTAAAGAAGGAGaacatacatatacattcgcatgtaattatttatatgtatgtttTTCCTCATGATGGACATAACATATATAGATCATATTGGCTATAAATTGATCATTGTTACGTCTAAACagtatcaaaaaaaaaaaataataataaataaaaagtaaaacaatacaataatacaaaatgtaTAACGGTATTGGATTAAAAACTCCACGAGGTTCAGGAACAAATGGATATATTCAAAGTAACTTGGCACACATCCGCCGTGCCAAAAATACAGTTAGagattatgaaaaatttcGAAATGAAGTTAGtatgaataatattgtcgataaaaaatatacttgtgatttttcaattattGAACAttcagaaaaaagaaaaatagaGTTAGGAGTTTTACtatatgaagaaaaaattaaagaagaaggaaaagaaaatattgaagaactaattaataattatagaaaaaaattatatgatgaatattatgaaaaaaaaaatacagaaGAAAAGtttaatgtaaataaaaatcggAAAATTGATgctaatgaaaatatacacaTGCTAAATgatagaaaaagaaaacaaataGAAAACTTACAAAAAGttttgaaaattaaaaaggacGATAAAAAGAGAGAAGATATGCAGTTAAAGGAGAGTGAGGAAGCAGcaaagaaacaaaaaaaagataacaACGATAGCGAAAGCGATAGCAGTAGTAGTGACAGTAGCAGTGGTGATAGTAGTAGTGCTAGTAGTAGTAGCGATGAAAGCGACGCCAGTAGCAGCGGAAGTGATTGCAGACGAAATAGAAGACGGAAAAAAAGATATCGATCCGAGTCTAGTTCGGGTAGTTCTCATAAATCTGATTATTCTAGCGATTCTAGCAAGCGTACTTCTAATACATCAGAACACAGTGATTCACGAAGCTCATCAAATATAAgacataaaaaaagcagtaaaaaaataaatggcaAATCATCACTTCCAATAAGGCTATCTGTTATAAGTAGTATTCCTGATACGCCAAACAGAAATGATTCCAATGCAACATCAGATGACgatagaataaaaaattccgATCGTTCAACTAGTTCACGCAGATCAAGGGGTAATAAACGCGCATTAAAGGAAAGGTCTcgtaaaaaaggaaaatctCAAAGCAGCGATAATGATAGCgatgatgataaaaattataaacgtaataaaaaaaacaagcaTCGTAGTAAAAGAGAACTACGAAGCAACAGTGACAATGATAGTGATAGCGATAATCAGCATAGAAAAACTAagataaaaacaaaaagggATGCTAAGAAAGATAGTCATAAAACTAGTGATActtctaaaaaaaatcattctcctgaaaatatgcataataaaaaatccaaaaataataaaaagaaagaagGTGACATAAAAGTATCACCATCGTTAGTAAGAAATGATGAGAGCTCAGATGAGGAGCATGTAAACAAAAGGAAGCATGACAATAAGCATAGTAAACGAAATAATTCTAACAAGCGTGGTACTATCACATCATCCGACGAAAGCAATATAAAGGACAAAAAGAAACCCTCATTAGAtggtgtaaaaaaaaaagacaagagccacacaaaaaataataaaccaGAAAATTCTCTAAATAAGGATGAAACGCTggatattttaaatgatataaaaaaatattacagCAAAAAGAAAGAATCTACTAGCGAACAAGATGATAAAGAGTCAAACCATACCATCAACAATTCTGATAATAGTAGTagtgaaaatgataataataaaagcgACAGTAATAGTGTTGCTTCTAGccacacaaaaaaaaagaaagaaaagcAGAAAAAGGAGCGATCCTTAAGCAGACAAAGTTATTCTAGTCAATCGCCAATTAGAgataaaaagaataataatagaattatgaaaaagaaaaaagcaGAATATGATAGTGATTCATCTGACTCTCGTTCTAATCATGAGCATCGTCGTGGCCATAATCGGCATGCTAAAAGAAGGCGAGGCGATGAAAGCAGCGAAAGAAGCATTAGGAGTATAGAtcgttataaaaataaaaaaagaaatagagATAGTTCTGAGAGCATAGACAAAAATCGTAGGGGAAAGGATTCCGATACAATTGACAGACGTGAGCATAGAGAAAGAGATAAAAAACGAAGGCATGAAAAAAGAGATAGGGGAACCGAAAAAGGCCACAGAAGTAGAGAAAGACATAAGGAAAGAAGGCATAGAAGGGAAGATAGTGACTCataagaaaacaaaaaataaatcatatatttgtaatataGCAATTCAATATATgctataatataaaaattggcAATGGAAAGCACAAATTCATTTATGTtcgatttattattattttatgattctattattattgtattttttgatgCACAACATAATGCAATTGTAATTTTTcgtttgtttatttttatctaatATCCCCCTAATATGGGTATGTATATagtcaaaataataattatgacaGTGGCAAATTCTCTATATTTGCATAGACATAtgtcatattattatttcgaTATCTTTACTTACATTtccttttaatttaatttttttgtttcaaatataactataataattgttaaaatcaaataataaaaaaaaatatgttaatagTTAGTGTTAaacaaaatgtatataactATAGGGGTAAATAAATGGCATAGCTATGTAAGTgcatattatgtatatgccTTATATTCCcctaaaaatatgaatttttaaataaattttacaatGCAACACTATACAATAAATACCATATAGTTTACACAGATGTGCgcacataaaaaatatgtataaatatatataatgcatatataccTTTTGCATTAATAGgacatgaaaaaaaactaatctcgagttttatttttaaaccaTTGCATTAAGCCACCCAAGGCACTTACAGTTtcaaattgtatattttttttgtttattgaattaacaaaattatcattaatTTCTGGATTATTATCAATTTCATTGATATCAATTAATcttgaatttttaaaaaatggatttCCCCCAACTGTTATAGCTTTTccttttgtaaaatattctaCCCATAATTCATaaccatattttattaaaaaagttaatgTCCATGCGACTGGCgctattataaataaaaataatgctaatacaaatttatatgtattttttttttctaatgtatataattcattGTAAAATGGGCTTATATTGTACCATtgattaaaatttttttttatataattgtaaaaatagtCTACACATATGCTATcacaaattattaaaatattaatatccTTTTTCCCTTGTGGTATTTCAAATTCTGAATATAATCCAGACTTTCTTATGGTGTTtctcatattatttattatatcatatgTAGTTTCgttgaaaaaagaaaaaatacttttttttaaatgagcTGTATTTTGCCCTTTATTTCCGATGTTGGTGTAGTTAATATTGGAGGGTGTCATATATGGGGGTATGTAATATTTAGATCGCAATATTCTTAGCAAAGTTGCatgaaaattgtatattaaatatagagCATTTTCCTGAACAAGAGCATTGTAAAAATTTGGagcattattttgtaaattgtATTCATCTTCATCTGTTTTAATTCCAAGGTTATTATTCGATTGAATATTgcttttatcattttgttcACTATTCactagaaaataatataacaaagAAAGTATTTCCTTAGGGTTATTAAATATAGCTGTACCAATACTTGTAAGTTCTGTTAGTCTATCTCTCCCTAAACAAAAATGCGggatatttaaaagaagGCATTGTTGTATTATTGATATGTATTGCCcattaactttttttaaattagcATGTATAGAATCTATAGCTTTCCTTTGAACTAAATCAGCTCTATTAAAAGactttaatattttatcataatcAACATATCCAATTCCAAAAATTACACAATCAaatttcgtttttttaatatcttttattatattcatatttttaagttcTAATAATTCTATATTACTTCTATTGCTTGGTAATAAATCACATATTTGTAAATCAACATTTTTGTCAtcccattttatttttaaatttttatattcaacaTTGTTTTCGttaattttccattttactTGTCCTTTAGTTTTAGTTTTACATCTTAAAGCTAAGCTTCTGAACATTTTTcactttcttttttttaatcataTGTTTTTGTATGCTGGGTATTTTCccttcgtttttttttggtttttttattgttattattctttCGAAAGATCCATCATGAATATTCAATCTGGGTTAGTTCATCATTacattcatttatttttaaaaaaaatcatttataagtatgtataatatagaatattGTGTATTATgcgcatatttatttttcttctatGTAGAAAAGCAAAAACAGTTGCTTAACTTTTTACAAAACATTTTGCATCCCCAATCTGCTAGAAAAGATactaaaaacaaaatttactgcaatatatatactatttttatttcgtaaatatatatatttatttaaatgtgCGTATACTAATTTTGTTTCCTGTTGACCgttatattttgaaatttttttttttcatcttaCCATTTTTTGGATACTTGCTTATTTTAATTGTGCTCTACATATATCAATAAAAAGGATAATTTTAGAAATTACTCAACTATAGATTCTTTTATAGATTATGTGTTGTAgtgaatattattttttcttaatattatattataaaatgcatattaattcttttatatataaaattatggaaTTCAATtagtttataaaattattattattttacattttatataatgcaaatatataataatgatacaatcatttattttttagaaaaatcgCTTCAAAAAACATTCACATAATATAGcatgaacaaaataaagtGCCACATAGCTACTtgatttattatacatGGTTGATTTTGCATATGCACATACATATTAGCTTATTTAAGCAAATGCTCTCAATATAGTAGATCAATCAAATATGTTTCCAAAGTTCctatcaaaattatatatcaaGAAAAATGCGAACAATAAAGGAACATAACAATGATAGCAAGTAATGTTAAAAAAGTTTTTGTTGCAGGGTATGCTCGAACCCCTATAGGCTCTTTATGCGGATCAATTTCTCAAATACCTGTGCATAAATTaggttttaaaaaataaagaaataccactaaaaaattatgtttttacTTGAATATAGATCCTTTCTTCATTGTTGTCGATATGAatgtatattaattattttccttatttgtttttcattttttttttcgaataGCTATACCCACAATATTAAAATCACTAGAAAGAAGCCAAATAGAAAAAGACATAGTTGATTGTGTAATTTTTGGTCAATCATTTTCTAGTGGATGTGGACCTTTACCTCTTCAAAAAATCCTTGTTTCTACAGGTTCGAttgtatatgtttttttataacaaatTGGCACTTCCATTATGATGTTTGCTTATGTATTTGATCAAGTTTTGTCACATATGCGTGTGCTTTTACCTGTTGCTGGCATCATTTATCAGCATACAGAATAATCATCTTTATCATTTACACCTGAATATGTTTAAGAATGTATACAACTGGAATTATTATCGTATTTTTTGGGCTCACCTTTTATCTTTTCTTAGGTATTAACATGAATGCAAAAACCCAtcttattaataatttgtgtTGTAGTGGATTAGATGCAGTGACTTTAGGATATGATTTAATAAGATCAGGAAAAGATGTTTGTGTTGTTGGATCAATGGAATCAATGTCTCAAAgttcgttttttttgaaaaaattaagaacAGAAACATGCAAATTAGGGAATATTACTTTTAATGATAGTATAATACATGATggatatgaatatatatcaaataataaggaattaaaaaaaaataataatatggaattattttgtaaaaaacataaaattcCAAGAATTGATTTAGATAATTATGTTATAAATTCGTATAAAAGAGCAGCAAATGCATATAGTGAAAATTTAATACCCCAAGAAATATTTCctttaataattcaaaaaaaaaaaaatacattagAATACGAAAAAACAGTTATTGACACtgatgaaatatataaaaaatgtaatattgataatatttgtaatttaagtagtgaaaatattattacaaattataatatagcACCATTTGCTGATGGCGCATGCTCAATCGTTTTAATGAGTGAAGACAAAATTAATGAGCTTGGTTTAAATCCATTAGTAGAAATTGTAGCTTATGATAATGCATCTGTGCAATCTTGTGATTCCCCCTTAAGTATTTCGTATTCTATATTAAAatgcttaaaaaaaattaataaatcatttgttgattattatgaaattaATGAATCTTCCGCATTAgatgttatttttaatgttaaAAATTTGGGCATAGATATGTctaatgtaaatattaatgGAGGAGCTTTATCATTGGGGCATCCAACTGCTGTATCAGGTTCAAGAATTCTTATATCATTAataactattttaaaaaattttgatatgAAATTTGGTTGCGCATCTATAAACAATTATTTAGGCTCTGCGACATCAGTTGTCGTGGAAAATGTGTAACcaccatttttttgtttatataattaaattaattaatatttcatatctCATTTATctattcttattttttttgtcatcatattacaatttttgaaTCGACCATTAATGCTTTGCCCTCATGTGTACTTACATGGAAGCATatgttgttttattttggtgcattttaatatttgcGTTTAAACTTAaactatattatatgctgAATTGcatatttgaataataaataatcttATAATTGATCATTTACGAATGTTTGGGGTAGTATGGTTGTGTTGggtcataaaatataaatatatacaaaaaaaaacgaataaataaacaaattagtaaagtcaaataaaaaatagaaacaaaaatgatattacaaaaaagtATTATAGTTTATATTAACATTACACAAATATGCAATGTATAGGCATCCAGGttttcatctttattatatttaaatttcttTCAGCGAATCAATGCACATAACATTCATCAAATTTGGATCTTCAAGGGAATCACTAGAGCATGGCCCTAGATCGTTGGAATTTGcattacataaaaatgtttcttttgttttttttttgatacatgaatatct
This region of Plasmodium chabaudi chabaudi strain AS genome assembly, chromosome: 13 genomic DNA includes:
- a CDS encoding acetyl-CoA acetyltransferase, putative, whose amino-acid sequence is MIASNVKKVFVAGYARTPIGSLCGSISQIPVHKLAIPTILKSLERSQIEKDIVDCVIFGQSFSSGCGPLPLQKILVSTGINMNAKTHLINNLCCSGLDAVTLGYDLIRSGKDVCVVGSMESMSQSSFFLKKLRTETCKLGNITFNDSIIHDGYEYISNNKELKKNNNMELFCKKHKIPRIDLDNYVINSYKRAANAYSENLIPQEIFPLIIQKKKNTLEYEKTVIDTDEIYKKCNIDNICNLSSENIITNYNIAPFADGACSIVLMSEDKINELGLNPLVEIVAYDNASVQSCDSPLSISYSILKCLKKINKSFVDYYEINESSALDVIFNVKNLGIDMSNVNINGGALSLGHPTAVSGSRILISLITILKNFDMKFGCASINNYLGSATSVVVENV